Within uncultured Methanoregula sp., the genomic segment ATCGATGCCGCAAACGCGATAGGCCACGGCCTCTATGGCGTGGATATCAAGAACAATAACGGGGATGCGTACGTGATTGAAGTGAACGACAACCCCTCCATCGAGAGCGGGGAGGATGACTGTTACCCACGGGTTTTCGAGCAGATCGTCTCCCACCTGTTACCCGCGTGATTACCATGACTGATGACTGGCTATTAAGAGCAGAGGATATCTGCCACACCTGCGGGGGCCATTGCTGCGATGGCGCACAGCCCCCGTTGAGTTCCGAACGTATCGCGATCATTCTTTCAAAAGGCGACTTTGCCCATTGCATAGGGTTTGACGGCTACCATTTCCTGCGCTCAAAAGAGAACGGCGAATGCACCCTCCAGAAGAACGGCAAATGCCAGATCCACGACTTCAAGCCGGAGACCTGCCGGTCGGGCCCGTTCACGTTCGATGTCAAGGGAGATACAATTGAGATCTTCCTGAAATTCGAGAGCTTATGCCCCATAGTCCGCCTCCTCAAGGAAGTACCGGAAGCGTACGAGCAGCAGTACAACCGGGCAGTCACCCATATCACGCACCTTGTCTCGCTCCTCCCGCAGGAGGAACTGGATGTTATCTGCCGGATCGATGAACCGGAGACCGAGAAGGTGGCGGAAATCCCACGGAAGTATCTCTGATCCATGACAATCGGTACCGAACACGAATATTCCATCAACGACAACACCTTCCATCCCCTGCCGGTCTCGGACCAGATCCTGAAATCCATCTGCGGCCGGTACGAGAGCGAGATCCTGTTTGGCGATGTAAAACTGGGTAAAGAACTCCAGAAGACGGTGCTCGAGATTATCCCCCGTACGCCGGCTGAAGAGATTTCCGGGCTCGAAACCCATATCCACCGGGGGGTCCGGAAGTTCTCGGATATCTTCCGGGATCAGTACCATCTCCTCGGGCTCGGCATGCACCCGACCCTTACGCTTGACGAGACCGCGGTCTGGGACCATGATGAGGGCGAGTATTACGAGATCTATGACCGGCTCTTCAATATCCGGCAGCACGGCTGGCTGAATATCCAGGCACTGCAGATCAATCTCTCCTACCGCAATGAGAAAGACCTGGTCGGAACCTACAACCGGATCCGGTCCCTCCTCCCGTACCTTATCGCGGTCACGGCTTCATCGCCGATGGTGGAAGGAAAACTGACCGGCTCCTGCGACAACCGGCTCCTCTATTACCGGGAAAACCAGAAAGAGATCCCACAGATCTGTAATAATATTCTCCCGGACAAGATTCGTGCAGTGGCAGATTACCGTTTGGCGCAGGATGAAGTATTCTCCTCGCTGCGTGAGCATGGCGCTGACATCCTTTGCGAGGAATGGGTCAATTCCTCGGGGCTCATCATCCGCTTTTCCAGGAAATGCCTTGAGATCAAGGCGCTGGACGAGCAGGAATCCGTGCACTCGGACATGGCAGTCTGTGCATTTGTCCGGTCCCTGCTCCGGTGCAGGTCCCTCCCGCTTGAGTCCGATGAGGGAGCACTTCGCAGTATCATGGAGCAGGCCATTACGAATGGAACGGAAGGACTCAGGCCGGAACTTTCGAAGCTGTACTCTGCGGCATGGCAGACGGCAACGGAAGATGAGCGCCGGTTCCTCCCGGTGATAAAAGAGCGGATCGAAAAGGGCAGCCTTGCGGAGCTGATGACCGGAAGGTTCTCCCGGGAACCGGAGATCACCCCCGTTCTCGCAGAACTGGCAGCCTGCCTCAAAGAGAACCGGAGCTGGACCGGGTGAAGGATCCATTGTTGCTGAGGCAACTGACGATCACAGAACGCGTTCAACGGGTTTGAACACACCGGGGATACGTTTGGGGGGGTGACCCCCTCACTCCCCCATAGGGGGAGGCAACCCAAGGGGAGCGTCCCCTTGACCCCCCCGGAATTTAAGATTTTCACCAACAACCTCCAGTGACTGCTGCTATTGATGAGAGGGTCATGCGTCTGATGCGCAGGTGCTAAGATCCGGAACCACCATGAACTTCAAAGATTTGGGAGTATTTCACAAGATTTTTTTAGTCACTGATCCGCCGCGGGGGCGCCCCGTCGGGGGCGGCGGCACTATCGCAAATTACTTCAAAAAGGCTATTCTTAAAAATTTTTGATAATTGTTGTATCTCACAGCGTGACTTTCTTGACAATCTGCCCGTGACGGAAGACCGTAATCCCGCCACCGCTCTGTGAAACGACAATGCCTATCGCATTGGTCACCTGCGTAATCGCAGCAACCGAGTTGTGCCGGGTGCCCATGCCGGGCGGGAGGGAGACATTGCTCGTATCGACCGTAATGTACCGTCCCACGGCCTCGACAAACCCGTCACCGGTGATGACAAATGCCCCGTCCAGCTGGGCAAGGGCCTTGATGTTTTCCGTGAGCTCGGGGTTGGTAACCACCCGGAGCTCTGGCTTATGGCCTTCGAATGGGTTCAAGATGATCTGCCGGGATTTTTCAAGCACGTTCTTCGTGTCCCCGATCAGGAACGTGGTGCCGACCGGCTTTCCCTCCCGGCCCTCGATAGAGATCTCGGTGCAGACATGGAAAACCGCATCGAAGACCTCGTCTT encodes:
- a CDS encoding glutamate-cysteine ligase family protein: MTIGTEHEYSINDNTFHPLPVSDQILKSICGRYESEILFGDVKLGKELQKTVLEIIPRTPAEEISGLETHIHRGVRKFSDIFRDQYHLLGLGMHPTLTLDETAVWDHDEGEYYEIYDRLFNIRQHGWLNIQALQINLSYRNEKDLVGTYNRIRSLLPYLIAVTASSPMVEGKLTGSCDNRLLYYRENQKEIPQICNNILPDKIRAVADYRLAQDEVFSSLREHGADILCEEWVNSSGLIIRFSRKCLEIKALDEQESVHSDMAVCAFVRSLLRCRSLPLESDEGALRSIMEQAITNGTEGLRPELSKLYSAAWQTATEDERRFLPVIKERIEKGSLAELMTGRFSREPEITPVLAELAACLKENRSWTG
- a CDS encoding YkgJ family cysteine cluster protein — its product is MTDDWLLRAEDICHTCGGHCCDGAQPPLSSERIAIILSKGDFAHCIGFDGYHFLRSKENGECTLQKNGKCQIHDFKPETCRSGPFTFDVKGDTIEIFLKFESLCPIVRLLKEVPEAYEQQYNRAVTHITHLVSLLPQEELDVICRIDEPETEKVAEIPRKYL